From a single Candidatus Margulisiibacteriota bacterium genomic region:
- a CDS encoding DUF1211 domain-containing protein: MAKNLQERVVWLRTNRIEGLSDGIFAFSMTLLVMTLNLPEAGKNLVSGNLGQLLIGQSDKFFNYALSFILIAIVWMIHHQQFHFIKKTDQRHLWINIYLLMFVALIPFSTTLVGDYAKSTAAELFFDLNLFLVGVALFLNWEYSTRGYRLVNKTLPQERIVLGWRRTLVMPLVALLAMSLVYFDPNYSSYAYLTIPFILAFPYFKNRRDQQ, encoded by the coding sequence ATGGCAAAAAATCTTCAGGAAAGGGTCGTCTGGCTGAGGACCAATCGGATCGAAGGCTTGTCAGACGGGATCTTTGCTTTTTCCATGACCCTGCTGGTCATGACCCTCAATCTGCCGGAAGCGGGAAAGAATTTGGTTTCGGGGAATTTGGGCCAGCTCTTGATCGGACAGAGTGATAAATTTTTCAACTATGCCTTGAGCTTTATTTTGATCGCGATCGTTTGGATGATCCATCATCAACAATTCCACTTCATCAAAAAGACCGACCAGCGACACCTCTGGATCAATATTTATCTGTTAATGTTTGTCGCTCTTATCCCGTTTTCAACGACGCTGGTCGGTGATTATGCCAAGTCGACCGCGGCAGAGCTGTTTTTTGACCTGAACTTGTTTTTAGTCGGGGTCGCGTTGTTTTTGAACTGGGAATACTCGACCAGGGGTTATCGTTTGGTCAATAAAACGCTTCCCCAGGAAAGGATCGTCTTGGGTTGGCGGCGGACCCTGGTCATGCCGCTGGTTGCCCTGCTCGCCATGAGCTTGGTCTATTTTGATCCAAACTATTCTTCATACGCATACCTTACCATTCCGTTCATCCTGGCTTTTCCGTACTTCAAGAACAGGAGGGACCAACAATGA
- a CDS encoding SH3 domain-containing protein has product MKKIVIFLSSLILTAGIASAYPSTYDEGVLLRAGPSEVDEVKIDLPRNYPLRILKRNGSWALVTDWLNCRGWVESNLITGESTGVVRRSNVTLRSGPGTRYSRRSKLYQGTIVKLLGKKGVWYKILVIDGPEQIEGWLHGKFLWG; this is encoded by the coding sequence ATGAAAAAGATCGTGATCTTCCTCTCCAGTCTGATCTTAACCGCCGGGATCGCCTCGGCTTACCCAAGTACTTATGATGAAGGTGTTCTGCTAAGGGCCGGTCCGAGCGAGGTTGACGAGGTCAAGATCGATCTGCCGAGGAACTACCCGCTCAGAATACTCAAGCGGAACGGAAGCTGGGCGCTGGTGACCGACTGGCTGAATTGCCGGGGGTGGGTCGAATCGAATTTGATCACCGGAGAATCGACCGGGGTCGTCAGGCGGTCAAACGTTACCTTGCGGAGCGGGCCGGGGACCAGATATTCCAGACGCTCAAAACTTTACCAGGGGACCATAGTTAAGCTTTTGGGAAAAAAGGGAGTTTGGTACAAGATCCTGGTGATCGACGGTCCGGAACAGATCGAAGGGTGGCTGCACGGCAAGTTTCTTTGGGGATAA